The DNA segment AGCACGATTGAGATTACAACGTTAGTCCTAGTTGAGCTTGAAGGAAGAGCAAGACCTGTTCTTGTTTCTAACCAATCACAAGAGAGTAACCATCAAGTCTTATACGGCTCAAATCATATCGATAACGCCTTGAGGCAATACGTACAACAAAATGAAGAACATGTCTCCATTAAATCATACACTTCAATATCCTTATTTGAAACGATGCATGATGATATTTGTAGAATATCACTGGAACGCGAGGTGAACATTTTGATCATGCCGTTCCATAAGAGGTGGGAAATTGATGGGACTGTTAAGGTTGCACATAGGTCCATCAGAACCATGAACATTAAAGTACTCCAAAAGGCACCATGTTCTGTGGGAATTCTAGTTGATAGGGGCATCTTGGGGGCCTCTCCTTCACTGGTGGGGACAAGAGAACCATATTACGTTGTGGTGTTTTTCATTGGTGGTGCAGATGACGTGGAGACACTGGCTTATAGCGCTAGAATGGCTAGGCAGGAGTATGTGTGGGTAACTGTGGTTAGGTTCCTTCTATTTGGTGAGGAAAATTCTAAGGACAGAAAACGTGACAGTGATCTTATAGATGAATATAGATACGAGAATGCTGGAAATAATAGGTTTGAGATTTTGGATGAAGTTGTGAAAGATGGGATAGATATGTCTATATGCATAAGAAGATTGGTGGATTATTTTGATCTTGTGATGGTGGGGAGGAGACATTCACAATATGCTATTCTTGAAGGACATGATAATTGGAGTGAGTGTGAAGAGTTAGGAGTTATTGGGGACATGCTAGCATCACCAAATTTTGTCACCAAGGCATCGGTGTTGGtcatacaacaacaaagaaTAAGAGGGAGAGTTATCAAACCAACTGCCAATTTCAATCAGGTCTCAAAAGATCAATATATGTCTAATGTTCCAATTAACGACTCATTAAGTCCTTCATGTACTATTTTGGTCGACAAGAATGACAAAATGTAAATACATTCCTACTAATTcgtatataactttttttttttcaaatcctttCATTTCCATGAAATCAATTACttcagacaaaaaaaatatgaaaaattaaattctttatgTACACAACAAAAATCTCATCAACATTCAGAATATGCTTTTATGACCACAAATAGATGGAAATCCATCTAGAGGATAGAAAAGTTAATGCAATTAGAAGGTCaaatgcaagagagaaaaaaaaatcaaataatttaataaaaaagcataaaagaattaaatttactcaaaaaataaaattgataagtCCAATCATTGACACTCCAACTACCCCATGATACGATTAATTTCTAAAATGATTGAAATTAGAAGAATTTGAGAGAAAAGATGAAAGGAAGGAAAAGCCATGTATTAGAGAGTGGAAGAAAGAGGATAATGACAAAGGAAAGTACAAGTTTTGCTTCTTTCAGTCACTTATTCTCTTTTACTTTATAATCCAATTATTAtttggaaaaacttcttttaataacacttttttaacaattttttgacaatatatacgtgacagtttatgattggtccgttttaaatattttttaaacataagttcaaatagaccaataaaatgatgacacgtatcctgttgtcaaaaagtgttgtcaaaatatcattgtccttattATTTTATGACTACCCTTAGCGCGTTGTTACAAAATGTTCTATGGAGGGCGACATTctaagaagatgatgaagaaaacaagtatatatttaagttatgtGATAAGTACCTAACCATTAACTTAGAAACAAATTTGGATATGGATCTACTAACTATTGCATTCTTATTTAAGATTATTACTCATTAATGTGAAACAATGATATATTGACAAGTGAAGTTAGATAAACAACTCttagaaaacttttttttaataataattataatattattttatttataaatttgtttgactttttgcatgcatgttatcatattattaataaaatcaagttGCAAACtggttacttttttttaaccagtagggtgtcaaaatataaactagtttaatcataataatactttttgctattttttattaggttaaatatatttttggtattttaattttgaatgaaaattaaaattgattcattttttaaattttaaattaatttattctgtaaatttaatcatttcaattaaaaatttgttaattttatttttggttttaaatatattttatgataatatttaagttatttattgatatattttttaatgttaattaataaaaatattaaaaatttgaaataaatttaacaaaattttagttaaaaagtttaaattcttataattataaaaataaaaagttaaattagtttaaagttttgaaaaaaaaaactaattctaaattCTAACTTCTACTGAtggattatatttatataagataACTGAATAtcatgttaattataatttattatagcaTTTAAGCCAGAGTAAAGTAAGggcaaaattataatttaatggaTAAAATGGTTATCTGGCACAAATCTACGTATGAATAACCGTAGCAATAATATGTTGGCATCCTCTTATTGTTGCGAAAGAAAGTTGAGAGTACCGAGAAAGTGGGGGAAGCAATAGGCAATGTCGACCTGTCGTGTCGTGTCTGAAACGTGTAGCTAAAATAAATCACTCTTCAAAACTGTTTTCTTCATCGCTCTAAAAGGTGTTCGTTGGGGACACGATAACCAAGTTCACaatcttaaaaaacaaaaaagtaccCTCTTGCGTCGTGCAATTTGGGTGTTATGTTAGTTGGGTTTGTCCAATTtttgttaagaaacaaaaagttaacatttttaataggAAATAAATCATATGAAAtacctattttttaatttttaataattgcatttgtTGTCTTCTTGCTGTGAATTCAGTTTCTTTTCAAGAAAACATCAAACATGGTAGAAGATAAaggtgtgttttttttttcttaaaagaaaagtgtGAGGAATCTTAAGATGCTAGCTTAAAAAGTTGGCGAGAAAGAGCATAAGTCTtacatgtaataataataataagaaaataatagcGTTACGCTTGAAATTGGCGTAAACGTGTATGGAAAGTGACAGAGGAGCATTAAATACGCTGTTACCCTCGCCCTAATTGAGCAGAGGAAATCCTGTGATAGTGTTGTTTTCCTAAAGTTATCTCATTCACCTTTGTTTCTCATCTCATTCTCAACTCAACCATGTCATCATCGTCTTCCCAGAGCCTCAGAATTGGCATAGTTGGATTCGGCACCTTTGGCCAATTTCTGGCCAAGACAATGATAAAACAAGGCCACTCTCTCTCTGCAACTTCTCGATCCGATTACTCCGACCTCTGTCTCCAAATGGGCATTCACTTTTACAGGTACACCAAACCATAACTcaatacacattttttttttttatgttttcttccaAAAATCTCACTGACTACTTAAGATTTCTATTTTCAACCACACACGTTTTATCcaaaaaactcaaattaaaacCTTTCTCAGAGAAACCAAGTTCAATTTCATTAAGATTACATCAATATGTACTACATATCATGCATGTGGTCTAGTTTGTACCACTACACCCATTTACCTCATCTTTCCCAATGCGGCACTTAGATCcaaaaaaaaccatttttatgTTGCAGTTTTATGTCAAACATTagtattgttgttgttgttgcaggGATGTGAGCGCGTTCCTTGCTGCTGACATAGATGTCATAGTGTTGTGCACATCGATATTATCGCTATCCGAGGTTGTGGGGTCAATGCCACTCGCTTCCCTGAAGCGCCCATCACTCTTTGTTGATGTTCTTTCAGTCAAAGAGCACCCAAGAGAACTTCTGCTACGAGAGTTGCCAGTGAACTCCGACATTCTCTGCACTCACCCTATGTTTGGCCCTGTCAGTGGCAAGAATGGATGGAAAGGTCTCACTTTCATGTATGACAAAGTTCGGATAAGAAATGAAGCTATCTGCTCTGGTTTCATCCAAATTTTTGCCAGTGAGGTAGGTTAATAGCCTTTATCAACAACACCCATCAATAATCGAAGAAGAAAGAACCATGTTTTTGCACTGGGGCAGGTTAATTATGTTAATCAAGAACAAAGAAACACAGAGGGTGGAAGCTAAGTAACTTTAGACGTTGACTCTGCATCTGATAAATCAAGATATAAGATATATATCTATACACTCCTACAAGCAAGGTTATATATCCCCATCATGGAATAAAGTTATGAGTTCTCATAAACATGGTCATGGTCATTATTGAAAAGTCAATTAGTAAACAACTCAATCTTTAATTCTCCCCTGTAACTAGAATGAACAGAGTCAATTAGTTTGGACCACCGTTGGGTGGTTCACAATGAAGCCAGAAAATCAATTGTGAATTCTtacatttattgtttattgatccatttcctaatttttttttattagggtTGCAAGATGGTACAAATGACTTGTGAGGAACATGACAAAGCAGCTGCGAAGAGCCAATTTATCACACACACAATTGGCAGGTATGTAGCATTCCACCTATCTTAACAAACCTTCGACAAACACATTAAAATTCTCACTGTATGCAACTCTTTTGCGGCTTCTTCATCAGAACATTGGCAGAAATGGATATTAAATCCACACCTATTGACACCAAGGGCTTTCAGGAACTTGTTAAATTGGTACACTTGTTATATCATTTCCCTAATTTCTCAAAAAGCTTTTCGTTTTTTTACACCACTAGTCACAGTGTAACATGCGCTCTTATTTAAcaaattgaaatacatttgCAGAAGGAGACGATGATAGGAAATAGTTTTGATCTGTTCAGTGGATTATACGTGTATAACAGATTCGCCAGACAGGAGGTATGGAACTGCTAGCGAAATGCTTAAACATATatcaagatttatttttaaatctttattaaCTACTAACCAAGCACTTCAAGATAGACTAACGGACTGCGAAAATTATGCAGCTGGAAAACCTTGAACATGCCTTGCAAAAAGTCAAAGAAACGCTGCTTGAAAGGATGAACGAGGAGAAGGGTCAAGAAAAGAACTGATTTTATGCATAATTTTATATGATAGAGATATATTCTCGAACAATCAAATTTCCTCTTGTTCCAGTCATAAATTATTCACATTTCAGTTTTATTACAGTTACCAAAATGAAGTCAACTAATAAACCAAATACACTTGCATATGTTCAATCTTGCTATAAAAATATCGGACGATCTTGTTCCCAGTATGTATTGTGATTTCATGAAGCTAACCTCAATGTCAACATTTAACTCAAGT comes from the Vigna radiata var. radiata cultivar VC1973A chromosome 2, Vradiata_ver6, whole genome shotgun sequence genome and includes:
- the LOC106756143 gene encoding arogenate dehydrogenase 1, chloroplastic-like, whose product is MSSSSSQSLRIGIVGFGTFGQFLAKTMIKQGHSLSATSRSDYSDLCLQMGIHFYRDVSAFLAADIDVIVLCTSILSLSEVVGSMPLASLKRPSLFVDVLSVKEHPRELLLRELPVNSDILCTHPMFGPVSGKNGWKGLTFMYDKVRIRNEAICSGFIQIFASEGCKMVQMTCEEHDKAAAKSQFITHTIGRTLAEMDIKSTPIDTKGFQELVKLKETMIGNSFDLFSGLYVYNRFARQELENLEHALQKVKETLLERMNEEKGQEKN